Part of the Arachis hypogaea cultivar Tifrunner chromosome 6, arahy.Tifrunner.gnm2.J5K5, whole genome shotgun sequence genome, CGCAGAATATTGGCAAATAGAGAGTCAGCAAGGCAGACAATCCGTCGTAGACAGGTGTTTTGCTTATAGACTGCATAAAATCTTGACCAAACACAGTCTTAGCCAATGCTTGGTGTGTTTTGCAGTACTACCAATCTTGGCTTCATATTTTATTGTTGACCACGTAGTTTGTTTGTCAACTTATATTGCCTGTGCTTTTTTATCATTACTTCCATTTAAGGAAGGATCTTTACATTAGCTGATTTATTATTCATTCCCTCTCTGACACAGTTAATTGGACATTATTGATTCACACTGTATTAATTGATGATGATCTACACATTTCTTGAGGCAAATGAATGTATCCACAGTCCAGAAcagcaattatttattttaacatCCTTCAAACGTGGAGAATAGCCACAGTCCTTGTGTGCCAGTAACCAAAATGACAGAAACTTTAGAATGCAAATTACATGAAGCATCATTGTTGGTAATGAACCATAAATGTGCGTGATATGTGACCTGAAGCTAACGTGGTTATGCATGTACTTTCCCATAGCGCATAGTAACAATAACaagttttattttgattatattaataGTTGGGCATGCAGAAACCTAGTTTTAAATAAATGTGATACGTCCTTCATTCCCAAACTAAAGAAGTCATCAAAACTAAATATAAACCCATATCTGTGATGTAAGTGAGTAATGTCTGTATTGGTATGCCTATTTGGAATAAATGCAATATTGGCATGCTTTGTATTATGCAAGGTAATCTATCCTTTTAATTAGCAAAACCTTTCAAGCATGACTTTCACATGAAAatttcggtttatagatttttaGTTACGGACTTATTAATGTACAGTTTAATTTCTATGTAAAGGTGACACTGTAGATTTCGTTCCATATTACTTGTGTAAATGAGTAAATATGGAAGACACCTGATACATGGATATTTCTAAACTGACATAGAAGAGaacagagaaaaagaaagaagtatTCTTGCAAGTGTCTAATTGTTCTAACGGGTTATTGTCTATTTGGAAGATTgagtagtttattttttttatgtttgtttgttGGTTTGCTTCAGGCTCTGTGCGAAGATTTAACCAGAAAAGCTTCCAATTTAGTGTTGGAGAACGAAAATCTGAAGAAGGTACGGCAAAAATGCTAGttatacaccaaaatcagccatcACGTATTTGTGTACAAATACATGTATAGTTCAattcatttttaatgtatattttgtatttcaatatgtattctactctggtggctgattttagtggttaatttttttGTACACCTAGCATAGTTGAGGTATGGTATTGTTCACCACTTTTCTTCATCTTCATGGATGAGGCACTCtctaagatattattattattaattggatGTTTGTCTGATCTTCACTCCACATTTATAAAATTTCTGGTGACAAGGAGAAGGATTTGGCTTTGAAAGAGTATCAGTCTTTGGAGACTACAAATAAGCATTTAAAGGCACAAGTAAGATATTCTGCTATTAAGAGATTCACAAGAGCATAATCTTCTTGCTTGCAAAACTAGTAGATAAATACTGGGTTCCGTTTGCAGATAGCCAAGACAATAAACAGTGAGGTAGCCAAAGCTCCTGTTGAACAGGAATCATCTATGGCCGAGGTAACAAATTTATCTGGTAATGCCCCATGGTTCGTTTGTAACCATTTTCCAGTTACACAATTATTTTGGCCTCCCATCATTCAGTCTTCTAATCCAGTTCAAGTACAACATCCACCATTTAGTTCCATTCCCGTTCCGCCTACTGTTTCTCTGCCGTGCTCTTCTGAGACCGGCTCATTTCACAAGCAAAATAACCTTGCAAATGACAATAGGACACAAAATCCATTATATATGGTACAATGTCCCTGGTTATTCCCTGTTCCAGATTTTGGAAATGGACAACCAGCCCCACCTTCCATTGGCCTAATTGATAAACGAGATGAACTTTCTCTAGGTAAACAGTGTAGTTCTTCTTTGTCTTTGAATACAGCGGCAACTGTGGATTATCAACCAGATCTACCATTGAAAGCTAAAACTGTAGCTTCTGGGTGGACAGAGGCTGGATCAACTCATGATACTGGCCACACAACTATAATGTTTCCATTGAATGGAGCTGAGCAGAAAACTGGAAGTCACATTATAGGGAACTTCCATGGACCTTCACTTGATCATAATGAGCATGTATCTGCTGTCAAGCAAGAGCAAGAACACGATCTCGAGCTTCAACTACATTCTGTTCCTAAGTTATCTCTGTCTTCAACAACATCTCACACTGCAACTTCTCCGCAGGAAAAGCAACAAACAAAGGTCTTATGCTCAGGTAAAAATGTAGTGGATGCTGTTGCTGCGGCAGAGGCAAGAAAGAGGAGAAAAGAACTAACTAGGTTTAAGAGCATCCATAACCGACAGTCCGGAATGCATTGTTGACTTCTCAATATAATCTTATGGATCAAATGTGCACCATTACTAGCTTTCAAAGTTCGCACCTGCTTATGACCTGATGGAAAAATTAAGGAGAGTACATGTTAACTATATCCGTTGACCGTTGAGGGATGAGAATGAAGACCAAAACATATATATAGCACTTTGGTAGAGTTTAAGCCTTTTTTTGTATGGGTTTTTTACACGCTTTCGTTCTCTGTTATCAAATTCCTTACTGGGAGGATTATCCTCCCAAGGGAAGAGAAAAAGTGGGatcgttggttttgtgaagtagCGAAACCAGCTGAGTTCTTTATAGGTAGTCGATTAGATATTATCATCCGGATTCTCGAACTTTACTATGTTTAAGGCTTTGAGCAGTTAATCCTATTTATTACATGCCTTGTACAATCACCAAGTCTGAGTCATATTACTTTTAAAAGTTATTCGGCAATCACCATAACATAACAGTTGGTCCATTTTAGGAGCGCATTCCCGCTAGCAATTTAGCAATGTTCAAGTGTCCCGTATCACCCGCACCCGGTGATATGGCTCAACAAACGTTCTTGCTGCAAACAACTTAATTAGAATGGTTATCATCTGTTAACAGACCGATAGGGAGAAAAAATGGAGTGATGCATGGGTTCATGTCGTTTCCAATTCGCAAGCAGAAAGATTTGATCATTCGTGCACTAAAATTCATTAGGCTAAACCAAATAACTAACCTAAATGTTTACAATGAAATCCTATGTTTTGAAATGTGCCTTCTGCCGCTTTACAACATTGATTTGTATACGAGTATGAGACTTCTGACGTTGTGTTTAGAATCTTGCCATTCAATTGATCCAGTCGACACCCGTGTCTCGTTCGCCATTGGTGGCCCCTTTAAGACAACTTTAAACGACAGCTCTTGATGCAATCCACTAAACACCAACGTATCTGGGATCACCTCAACTGAAACACCCTCAGGTGCTGTAACTTTAGCTTTATATGTTGCGGTCCCATATCCTACATTAGTCACTCTCCGATGAAAGACTGCGGAAATCTTTTCATTAGCAGACATAAGCTGGAGATGCACGGTGGGGTAGTTGAGTCCATCGGTGCCTTGCGCGAGCTTGGCGCTTGCGCAGTCAAAATTCTTGGTGCCTATAAGCATGCCAATGTTGGTGGCATTGGAGCCTTGCTTGCATAGGAAGGCGACATAGGAGTCTATTCTAATGTCATAAACTAAGCCAGGATGAACTGCTCCAGCTGGGTTTATCTGTCCTGCCCCAGCTGCCAGCTCCGAGAAATTATCACTTGTTTTCAAGGGGGTGGCTGAATCGTGGAGATGAAAATGTTGGATTAGGAAATAAAATTTAGTGTGATGCACCAAAGAATAAATAGTTTTTTTAGTTGTAATTATAGTGCGTTTGAATTCGCTTTTAAAGGGGAAGTATAGCcttttagggtatagggtttttAGATTCACATTCATATACAAATTGAAACCGTAAATAGTATACAgaataaacacaaaaaaataaagaaaaataaagaggagATCCACAAAATATTGCATTTACTTTTTCCGTATCTCTAGACATTTTTAATATGCATAAGAACCTTTTCTAACTCATTCAAAAGCATTCGAGAAAATTTTCATTTCTAGTTAGATATGCaacttttaaaatatatgtaCATACTTATGTGTGTGTATTTTATCAAAATTGTCattgtaatttaattaaaaacactCTTAAAAAgttaacaaagaaaaaggctttgAAATTATAAAACCTAAAAATGTTACTTTACTTGTCAGGTGTTGGATAGGAAATTCTCACCAGTGGTCATGAGGGCTGATTTAATTGCAGCAGGGCTCCAATCAGGGTGGAAAGATTTGACATAGGCAGCAGCTCCAATGGCATGTGGGGAAGCCATTGATGTCCCTGATAATATATTATAAACTTCATAACGTGAGTCTTGAGGGTACCCTGTTATTGTTGCCAATTTGGAAAATGCAGCCAGAATGTCTTGTCCTGGAGCAGCCAAGTCAGGCTTTGCAATATATTCAATGTAAACAAGTTTAGAAACCAACCAAGCAAAATCAAACGCATGGTTGCAAGATAGGGACGTGGACAAGAATCACCTTGAGGATGTTTGGGTTGATAAATTGAGGGCCTCTTGATGAGAAAGAAGCAACAAATGGAGCAGGGATCTTTGTACTTGTTGTCTTGTGTATCACTGCTGTAGCATCCCTGATATCAAATTTTCGCATAGGTTCCCTCAGGTTAGTGAATTTTTATCATCTTAAAAAGAGTGATGATATATATAAATTCTTAAAATCACCAACTAAAATCAgccatcataaaatatatattaaaatataaaatatacattaaaaataaattaaactacacatatatttatatacaaatacatattaGCTGATTTTGATGTGCAAATAGCATTTTTTATATGAATGCTCTTTTttactctctttttcttttctctctctctcgtgttgactgaaaaaaaatttttggctGATTGTTGGAAATGTATTGGTTCTCTAATTAGAGCCATCCTAACCGCATATCCAAATtcttgtaatttaaaattttactagtAATCACATAATGTAATGTGGGCAGTTTTGAATTAAGAGGATTTTGAGGGTAAACGTACTTTGTGGAATTGATGTAGAGATCAATGTCTCTGCCATCAGTATTGGCTTCAACAAACGTAGCTGGAATAACTACGTTGTAGGAGTCATCTATTCTGTTATCAAGGCCTATGATAGTCCCTGCTCCACCCAATTCTTTGATGATCAAGTCTTGATTACCCATTCCCCCTAGGCAGTACACTATCTTTCCCTGCACCTTGTCCTTCTGTAATGTCCCATAATCACAAGAACTGcatcataataatttattattagatAAATACACAAGTTCTTTTAAATCGCATCAGGGTTCAGTAACAATACATTGGATTGCCATAGCCATCTCCAGTTCTGTTAGCAACAAGCACTCCATTAGTCAACGGGTACATCTTCTGCTCGGGGCAAAAGGTATTGATAGATAGTCCCTACAAAACAAACTTCCAAATAAGCTACTTGTAAAAATCACTCAATGCTTAATTAAGATTTTTGGAAAGTAATTTTTGTGCATCCAATTATCTATTACCTTTTAGTTAGAATGTAAGTGCTTATCATCTGCATCTGTTATTATTACATACAGTTAActtataaatagatggattaatAAGCCAGAATAacactatttttcttttaatacgaTACAAGAATTTCTCGTTAGTTACAGAGAGTATAGAATTACAATAATGTTTGCACAATAATAGAAAATCAACCCAGACAATCTAGATACTTTATTTAGCATTTGTAAATTACCGCTAgaataattatgtaattttagatGTGATAAATTTTGTTTCTCACGGTATTCCCAACCCAATAGACTAAGATCTACTCTGTGGTGAATCGGATTTTAATTTCAGGGTTTGTCGTTAGCCAATCAAATGCTACATGTATAAGGCGGGATTCGAATCGGTGATGCTTGCTTGAacagactagtgagctaaccactagaacAATCTATATTGGATTTTAGATATGATAAATATGTAATGATGGATGCTATATATTAAATAaggtaattttatttattatcttattaacaTTGCCGATAAATTAAATTACCAATAAATTAAAGTTGAATATATGCTAAGTAATTAGTAGTACTCACTGTGGTGTTCTTGCCATTCCCCAAGGATACCACCGTCGTGAACTGCCTATCAACGGTGGAAGCAGCCACCGTCAGTATCCAAGGAGCAACATTCTCAACAGTGGAAAGGTGAGGACCGTCATTGCCGGCAGAGCAAGAAGTGAGAATCCCTCTCTTCATAGCATGGAATGCACCAATTGCAATAGGGTCATTGAAGAACTCCCTGGAAGGCCCTCCAATTGAGACCGAAATTAAATTGACGCCGTCAGCAATGGCCTCGTCGAAGCCGGCAAGCATGTCCATGTCGCTGCATCCAACAGTCCAGCAAACCTTGTACATGGCGATGCGGGCAGACGGGACGCCACCACGTGCAGTGCCTTTGCCAATGCCGTAGAGGCTTGCACCCTCCACGGCTACGCCTGCAGCTGTGGAGGAAGTGTGAGTACCGTGGCCTTGGTCGTCCGCCGGGCTGATGTTGTCGGGCATTTGGCTGACTGGGTCCAGGTTGAAGTATTTTGCTCCGATCACCTTGCTGCACATCGGAGAATGGAGTTAACGTTGTATGAAAACCCATGCAAAAATTTCCATCACAATGGGCTTAATTATTCTACAAAAGGGAATATTATAGAAAATTAGTAAACCTTGGATCATCCATTCAAAAACTAATAAGCATAATAGCTTGTTGTGTGAttctaataattaaattttaacataGATGATTCTAATAAGTATATAGACTAAATTAAGTGATCATTCATGTGAAAATATTTGtatgaaaataattataaaattatttagaaaatttaatatatttaactaaactATTAATATAACACTGTTAATAtctcaattattatttttatataaaattatctttACATGAATAGTCGTCttcaaattaatttgaaaaaatgtTTCTTTTATCCACTCTAGCTTAGTGTATATATAGACTTAatttggtaaaacttttacttttcaaaaatagcttataaaaactaacttttaaaagatgactttttaaaagttgtatcgtttatatttgataaatcaaattaaaaatagctttCAATAAACATAAGCAACAATAATTacgttttaacttttaaaatttagaaatgaGGAGTACTATGGGACCAGtagtttttgtgatttgtagtcatcaattagtcattaatagtgtttttaatggtgtgagattacatctaatagtgGAGagttacttatttttcttttgttggcTAAGTGCGggccaattttaaataaaagtgctgTCTCCctaaactttttatttaagaatactataatagacataaatgcaagcattaaatttgaaaattagttaacatatgtggttatattagactttttaaaa contains:
- the LOC112696671 gene encoding uncharacterized protein isoform X1, producing METEKLCALSYSTSSSASEEHRVDRLIKTEIEAAETLADLANLAMREATASRSTHAPHFTRHSHSDLSSSAPLPGGEAIAGQQLDERSVACNSEQREGRQDDCARHMKMEQDADSLKTTSYSAVRCSKSRRNLTEEEKEARRIRRILANRESARQTIRRRQALCEDLTRKASNLVLENENLKKEKDLALKEYQSLETTNKHLKAQIAKTINSEVAKAPVEQESSMAEVTNLSGNAPWFVCNHFPVTQLFWPPIIQSSNPVQVQHPPFSSIPVPPTVSLPCSSETGSFHKQNNLANDNRTQNPLYMVQCPWLFPVPDFGNGQPAPPSIGLIDKRDELSLGKQCSSSLSLNTAATVDYQPDLPLKAKTVASGWTEAGSTHDTGHTTIMFPLNGAEQKTGSHIIGNFHGPSLDHNEHVSAVKQEQEHDLELQLHSVPKLSLSSTTSHTATSPQEKQQTKVLCSGKNVVDAVAAAEARKRRKELTRFKSIHNRQSGMHC
- the LOC112805606 gene encoding subtilisin-like protease SBT4.15 yields the protein MSQNLPLPLLLLFCFFCSPILIQGSNQNERKPYIVYMGELPENRSYAVEDHHHNLLTATIGNKKLARVSKIHSYGKSFNGFVARLLPHEAKKLQEEENVVSVFPNKRQKLHTTRSWDFIGMTKKVKRRSNIESHIIVGVLDTGIWVDCPSFNDKGYGPPPRRWKGKCVTGANFTACNNKVIGAKYFNLDPVSQMPDNISPADDQGHGTHTSSTAAGVAVEGASLYGIGKGTARGGVPSARIAMYKVCWTVGCSDMDMLAGFDEAIADGVNLISVSIGGPSREFFNDPIAIGAFHAMKRGILTSCSAGNDGPHLSTVENVAPWILTVAASTVDRQFTTVVSLGNGKNTTGLSINTFCPEQKMYPLTNGVLVANRTGDGYGNPISCDYGTLQKDKVQGKIVYCLGGMGNQDLIIKELGGAGTIIGLDNRIDDSYNVVIPATFVEANTDGRDIDLYINSTKDATAVIHKTTSTKIPAPFVASFSSRGPQFINPNILKPDLAAPGQDILAAFSKLATITGYPQDSRYEVYNILSGTSMASPHAIGAAAYVKSFHPDWSPAAIKSALMTTATPLKTSDNFSELAAGAGQINPAGAVHPGLVYDIRIDSYVAFLCKQGSNATNIGMLIGTKNFDCASAKLAQGTDGLNYPTVHLQLMSANEKISAVFHRRVTNVGYGTATYKAKVTAPEGVSVEVIPDTLVFSGLHQELSFKVVLKGPPMANETRVSTGSIEWQDSKHNVRSLILVYKSML